A region of Lycium barbarum isolate Lr01 chromosome 1, ASM1917538v2, whole genome shotgun sequence DNA encodes the following proteins:
- the LOC132637766 gene encoding mannose-1-phosphate guanylyltransferase 1-like yields the protein MKALILVGGFGTRLRPLTLSVPKPLVEFANKPMILHQIEALKAVGVTEVVLAINYQPEVMLNFLKDFEANLGIKITCSQETEPLGTAGPLALARDKLIDDSGEPFFVLNSDVISEYPFKEMIEFHKSHGGEASLMVTKVDEPSKYGVVVMEESTGQVERFVEKPKLFVGNKINAGFYLLNPSVLDRIQLRPTSIEKEVFPQIAAEKKLYAMVLPGFWMDIGQPRDYITGLRLYLESLKKNSSPKLASGSQIVGNVIVDESAKIGEGCLIGPDVAIGSGCVIESGVRLSRCTVMRGVRIKKHACISSSIIGWHSTVGQWARVENMTILGEDVHVCDEIYSNGGVVLPHKEIKSSILKPEIVM from the exons ATGAAGGCACTTATCCTTGTTGGAGGGTTCGGTACTCGGCTCAGGCCATTGACACTCAGCGTCCCAAAGCCACTTGTTGAATTCGCCAACAAACCGATGATTTTGCATCAG ATTGAGGCTCTCAAGGCTGTTGGAGTAACAGAAGTTGTACTGGCTATTAACTACCAACCTGAG GTGATGCTGAACTTCTTGAAAGATTTCGAGGCAAACCTTGGAATCAAGATCACCTGTTCTCAAGAAACTGAACCACTTGGCACTGCAGGTCCCCTTGCTTTGGCTAGAGACAAGCTGATAGATGACTCTGGTGAACCATTTTTTGTTCTTAACAGTGATGTTATCAGTGAATATCCTTTTAAGGAGATGATTGAATTCCACAAATCCCATGGAGGTGAGGCTTCCTTGATGGTGACCAAG GTGGATGAGCCATCTAAATATGGTGTTGTCGTCATGGAGGAATCCACAGGGCAAGTAGAGAGATTTGTGGAGAAGCCAAAGTTATTTGTTGGCAACAAGATCAATGCCGGTTTTTACCTGCTGAACCCTTCTGTCCTAGACAGAATTCAGTTACGGCCAACATCAATCGAGAAAGAGGTTTTCCCTCAAATTGCAGCAGAGAAGAAACTGTATGCTATGGTCCTTCCTGGATTTTGGATGGACATTGGCCAGCCAAGAGATTACATTACGGGCCTCAGACTCTATCTGGAGTCTTTAAAGAAGAATTCTTCACCTAAATTGGCTTCCGGATCACAGATTGTCGGAAATGTCATAGTGGATGAGTCTGCTAAGATTGGAGAGGGTTGTTTGATAGGACCAGATGTTGCAATTGGTTCTGGTTGTGTGATTGAGTCTGGAGTTAGACTCTCCCGTTGCACTGTGATGCGAGGAGTCCGCATCAAGAAACATGCATGCATCTCAAGTAGCATCATTGGCTGGCACTCTACTGTTGGACAATGGGCTCGTGTCGAGAACATGACCATTCTCGGAGAAGATGTCCATGTTTGTGATGAAATTTACAGCAATGGAGGTGTAGTTTTGCCTCACAAGGAGATCAAATCTAGCATATTGAAACCTGAAATAGTGATGTGA